The genomic region CGTCGTCCTTGTTGGCGATGACCAGGTGGACGTCGAACGGCGCCACCGACGACGGCCAGCGCAGCCCGATCTCGTCGTGATGCTGTTCGGCGATCACCGCGACCAGCCGCGACACCCCGATGCCGTAGGAGCCCATCGTCAGCCGCACCGGCTTGCCGTTCTCGCCGAGCACGTCGGCGTCGAACGCGTCGGTGTACTTGCGCCCCAGCTGGAAGATGTGGCCGATCTCGATACCCCGCGCCGACACCAGCGGCCCCGCCCCGTCGGGCGACAAGTCACCGTCGCGCACGTCGGCGGCCTCGATAATGCCGTCGGGCACGAAGTCGCGTCCGGCGACCAGCCCGACGACGTGCCTGCCCGGTTCGTCGGCGCCGGTGATCCAGGACGTGCCGTCCACCACGCGTGGATCGACGAGATAGCGAACACCGTTGGCCTGGAGGGCTTTCGGGCCGATGTAGCCCTTGGCCAGGAATGGGTATCCGGCGAAGTCGGCGTCATCGAGCAGTGCGTACTCGGCCGGTTCGAGCGCCGCCCCCAGGCGTTTGTCGTCGACGTCGCGGTCGCCGGGGACACCGACGGCCAACAGTTCCCACTCCCCGCCGGGCAGGCGGGTCTTGAGCATCACGTTCTTCAGCGTGTCCGCGGCGGTCACCTCGCGGTCGAGGGTGCGGTTGGCCCAGTCGACCAGCGTGGCGATCGTGGGAGTCCCGGGGGTGTCGTAGACCGTGGCCTCCGGGCGGCCCTCGATCGGCAGGGCGGCGGGCACGGCGGTCGTGACGGCTTCGACGTTGGCGGCGTAACCGGACTCCAGGCACCGCACGAAGGTGTCCTCGCCGATGTCGCTTTCGGCCAGGAATTCCTCTGACGCGCTGCCGCCCATCGCGCCCGACACCGCCGAGACGATGACGTAGCGGACGCCGAGCGTGTCGAAGATCCGCTGGTAGGCCTCGCGGTGACGCTGGTACGCGGCAGCGAGGCCGTCGTCGGACACGTCGAACGAATACGAGTCCTTCATGACGAATTCGCGGCCGCGCAGGATGCCCGCCCGCGGCCGCGCCTCGTCGCGGTACTTGGTCTGGATCTGGAACAGCAGCAGCGGGAAGTCCTTGTAGCTGCTGTATTCGCCCTTGACCGCCATGGTGAAGAACTCTTCGTGCGTCGGGCCCAGCATGTAGTCGTTACCGCGGCGGTCCTGCAGCCGGAAGACGCCGTCGCCGTACTCGGTCCAGCGGTTGGTGGTCTCGTAGGGGGCCCTCGGCAGCAGCGCCGGGAAGAGGATCTCCTGACCGCCGATCGCCGCCATCTCGGCGCGCACGACGTTCTCGATCTTGCGCAGCACCCGAAGCCCCAGGGGCAACCAGCTGTACAGGCCCGGGCCGATGGGTCGGATGTAACCGGCGCGGATCAGCAGCTTGTGGCTGGCCACCTCCGCGTCGGCCGGGTCGTCACGCAGGGTGCGCAGGAACAGCTCCGACATGCGGGTGATCACAGCCGATCACCTTACTGATCGGGCTAAAGCTCGCCTGCCTCCACCGCCTCGCGGGTGTGCTGCGCCCTGGCGATCTGCCGGGCCGAGAAGCCGATCCAGAACGCGACCACGCCCACGATCACCGCGACGCCCGCCACCCACAGCAGCGAATACGTGTAGCCGGCTCCCAGGGCGTCGAGCTGGGCGGGCGTCATGTTCTTCACCGGCCCGGTGGTGCCGCCCAGATACAGCGTGCGCGACGTCTGCACCGCCTGGATCACCACGAGCACCACGGGCCCGCCCAGGTTCTGCACCATCAGCGTGATCGACGCGACGGGGCCGATCTCGCGCGGGCCGACTTCGGCGACCGCGCACAGCGGCAGGATCACCGCGATCGCACCGATGCCGAACCCGCCGACGACGATCGGGGCGAACAGGTCGGGGAAGTACGGGATGTGGCGGTCCAGCGTCGAGCCGTAGAGCATCGCGCCGAGCACGAACAGCCCGGCACCGATGAGCAGCCAGCGGGGGGCGATGACCGGCGCCAGCCGCGCGGCGACCGCGGTGCCCACGCCGAACGCGAGCGCGAAGGGGATGAAGCCGACACCGGCCTGCAGCGCCGAGTAGCCCAGGACGTCCTGCACCAGCAGCCCGATCATCACGGTCAGCGTCAACAGCACGCCGCCGGCCAGGAAAAGCGCGATGAACGTCATGACGCGGTTGCGGTTGTCGAACACCGAGAACGGCACGATCGGGTGCACGGCGGTGCGCTCGACGATCAGGAACGCGATGAAGAACAGCGCCGACGCGACACCTCCGCCGATCACCCACGGATCGATCCAGCCCCGCGGCGGTCCCTGGGTGAACACGAACACCGCCGACGAACAGCCCAGGGTGGCCAGCAGCGCGCCGGTGACATCGAGTTTGAGGCGCTCGTGGTGGGTCTCTGCCAGCTGGGTGGCCGCGATGGCGACGATCACGATGCCGATCGGAATGTTGATGAGAAACGCCAGCCGCCAGGAGATCACGGTCAGCGCACCGCCGAGCACCAGGCCGAGTACCGAGCCGATGCCCTGCATGGCCGCCGAGATGGCCAGGGCGCGGTTGCGCGCCTGGCCCACCGCGTATGTCGTCGCGATCAGCGCGAGCCCCGTCGGCGCCGACACCGCGGCTCCCACACCCTGCACGGCACGGGCGGCGATCAACGTCGTCGGGTCAGTGGCGAGCCCGCACACCAGGGAGGCGATGGTGAAAACGCCGACGCCCGAAAGGAACGCCCGCTTGTGTCCGATCGCGTCGCCGACACGCCCGCCCAACAGCAGCAGCCCGCCGAACGCCAGCACGTACGCGGTGATGACCCAGCTCTTGCTCGCGTCGGTGAGGCCGAGGTCGGCCTGCATGCGCGGCAGCGCGACGATCACGATGGTGCCGTCGAGCGTGGACATCAGCTGCATGCCGGTGATCGCGAAGATCGCCGGGCCGAGCACGGACTTCGCGAGCGGCGGGAACGCCGACCCGGCCGGCGCGGTGAAGCGGTCCGTCGAATCCGAGGAACCACCGACCGCAGACATGGACAGCCAGCCTACCGAGTGCGGTTCCGGTGCAGGCTCGAGCTACAGCTCTCCGGAGTCGATCGCGTCCTTGACTTCCTGCGCGTGCGCCACCTGCGATGCGGTGTAGCCGATGAACAGCGACACGCAGCCGACGATCACGGCCACCGCTGCGACCCAAAGCAGGCCGTAGGTGTAGCCCTGGTCGAGCGCGTGCAGCTGGGCGGCGTCCATGTCCTTGACCGGACCGTTGGTGCCGCCCAGATACAGGGTGCGCGAGGTGATCACGGCCTGGATGATCGCCAGGACCACCGGTCCGCCGAGGTTCTGCAGCATCAGCGCGATGGCCGAGACCGGACCGATCTGGTCGAAGCCCACCCCGGCGATCGCCGACAGCATCAGCGGCACGACGATCATGCCGATACCCATGCCGCCCACCGTGATCGGCAGCACCAGGTTCGGGAAGTACGGGATGTTGGCGTCCAGCGTCGAGCCGTAGATCATCGCGCCCAGGACCAGCACGCCGCCGGCGATCACCAGCACCCGCGGCGGGAACCGCTGCACCAGCTGCGATGACAGGCCGAGTCCGATGCCGAGCGCGATCACGAACGGGATGAACCCGACGCCGGCCCGAAGCGGGCTGTAGCCCATGACGTCCTGGACGTAGAGGCCGATCAGCACGGTCAGGGTGAACATCACGCCGCCGGCCAGGAACACCGCCGCGAACGTCGCGACCCGGTTGTGGTCCTTGAACAGGTCGAACGGCATCACCGGGTTCTCGGCGGTCCGCTCGACGTAGAGGAAGGCCAGCAGGAACGCCGAGGCGGCCAGGCCAGAACCCAGTGTGGCCGGCGAGATCCAACCCTGCTCGGGGCCCATCGAGAAGGCCAGCACCGCCGCCGTGCAACCCAGCGTGGCCAGAATCGCCCCGGTGGCGTCCAGCTTGAGCGGCTCGCGATGCGTCTCGCGCAGCGTCTTGCGGGCCAGGTAGATCATCAGCAACCCGATCGGGATGTTGATGAGGAACGCCAGCCGCCACGACACCTCGGTCAGTGCGCCGCCGACGATCAGGCCCATCACCGAGCCGACGCCGGTCATGGCCGCGAAGATTGCGGTGGCCGCGTTGCGGGCCGGGCCCTTCGGGAACGTCGTGGCGATCAGCGCGAGCGCGGTCGGCGAGGCGATCGCCGCGCCGACACCCTGCAGCAGCCGCGCGATCACCAGCGTGGCCTCGTTCCAGGCCAGCCCGCACAGAACCGAGGCGATGGTGAACAGCGCGACGCCGACGATGAAGGTGCGCTTGCGCCCGATCGTGTCGCCCAGGCGGCCGCCGAGCAGCATCAGCCCGCCGAACGTCAGCACATAGGCGGTGATGACCCAACTGCGGCCCGCGTCGGACAGGCCGAGTTCGTCCTGGATCTTAGGAAGCGCGACGATGGCGACCGTGCTGTCCATGGTCGCGAGCAGCTGCATGCCGCCGATCGCGATGACCGCGGCGATGAACCGCCGCGACGGCAGCCAGGCCGGGTACCTGCCGGTTCGCTCAGCCGCGGACTGTCGCATGTGCACCGGAGACGATTGGTTTGCCCCACCCTCGGCGTCACGGCGCATGGCAGCACGCTCTGCGTCATTGAGAGCCGTCATGCGGGTTACCTTACAGTAATCTTAAGAATCCTTTAACCGCCGAACGCGGCCACGGACCCGATCACGATGATCGCCGGGGGCCGGATTCCGTCTTCCCGGATGCGTTCTGCGGCGTCGGCGAGCGTTGCCCGCAAAGTCCGCTGCGCGGCGGTCGTTCCGTGCTGCACCACCAGCACCGGCGTATCTGCAGGTCGTCCCCCGTCCAGCAGGGCGCGCGCGAAAAGCTCGATGCGTTCGACGGCCATCAGCAACACGATGGTGCCGGAAAGCGCGGCCAGGGCATTCCAATTGACTAACGATTCGGGGTGGTCCGGCGCAACATGGCCGCTGACCACCACGAACTCGTGTGTGACGTGCCGGTGGGTGACAGGGACGCCGGCCAACGCGGGCACCCCTATGGCACTGGTCACACCGGGCACCACGGTGACCGGTATCCCCGCCTCGGCGCACGCGATCACCTCCTCGTAGCCGCGCGCGAACACGAACGGGTCGCCGCCCTTGAGCCGAACCACGAACTTGCCCGCCCTGGCGCGGTCGACGAGTACGTCGTTTATCGCGTCTTGGGCCATCGCCCGGCCATACGGGATCTTGGCCGCGTCGATGACCTCGACGTGCGGGGGCAGTTCGGCGAGCAGTTCCGGTGGCGCCAGCCGGTCGGCGACCACGACGTCGGCGTTGGCCAGCAGCCGGCGGCCCCGCACGGTGATCAACTCGGGGTCGCCGGGTCCGCCGCCGACCAGCGCGACACCGCCGGGAACCACGCCCGGGATCGTCGAAGCCTCCTGCCCGATGAGCCCCTGCTGCAGCGCTTCGTGAATGGCCGAACGGATCGCCGCCGATCGCCGGTGATCGCCCCCGGCCAGCACGCCGACCGACAGGCCTTCGTAGTCGAAGGAGGCGGGCGTCACCGCCGTGCCCTCGCGGGCGATGTCGGCGCGGACGCAGAAGATGTGGCGGCGTTCGGCCTCTGCGACGATGGCGGCGTTGACGGCCGGGTCGTCGGTGGCCGCGATCGCATACCAGGCGCCTTCCAGGTCGCCGTCGCGGAACTCCCTGAGCTGCAGTGTGATTCCGCTCATACCCTCGACGGCGGGAGTGGCTCGGCGGGTGATGACATGAACGTCCGCGCCGTTGGCCACCAGCAGCGGCAGTCGGCGTTGCGCGACGGTGCCACCCCCGACGACGACGACCTTCTTACCTGCCAGCCGAAGGCCGACCAGGTAGGCGTTCTCGGTCACTGCGCCCGATCCTCTTCGCGCAAGCGGCTCATCGGCGCCCGATCCTCTTCGCGCAAGCGGCTCATCGGCGCCCGATCCTCTTCGCGCAAGCGGCTCATCGGCGCGAGCTTAGAGGTCGCCGCCGCGGCGACGAAGCGCGAAATGGCGCGCGCGTGCGCGGCCGGGTGGATGTGCAGGTACCCGGCGTGCACGCCGCCGGACACCGCACCGTCGTACCGGCCGGCGGCGTCTCGACCGCGGAACACCCAGGCGGGCGGGTAGTCGCCGGTGAATGTGACTGTGGTGCGGTGGAATTCGTGGCCCATGGTGCGGTCGCCGATCGAGTGCATCGGCGAGTCGGCCACGACGATCGCCTCGCGGTAGCCCAGCGTGAGGCGATCGGTGAAACGCGCCGAGCCCCCCAGCACACCGCACATGGGGTGTCCGTCGAGCTCGTCGAGTAGGTAGGTCAGGCCCGCGCACTCGGCGTGCACCGGCGCACCGGTCGCGGCGAGCGCCTTGATCTGGCGCCGCACCGGCTCGTTGGCCGACAGCTCGGCGACGAACTCCTCGGGGAAACCGCCGGGAACGACGAGCGCCGAGGTGGCGGGCGGCAGCGGGTCGGTCAACGGATCGAACTCGACCACGTCGGCGCCCGCGGCGGAGAGCACCTCACGGTGTTCGGCGTAGCCGAAGCTGAACGCCTTGCCCGATGCCAGCGCCACCGCGGGTCGGTCGGCCACCGGGGCGGACACCGCCGGATCCCACGGCTCGGCGGCCACGCTGCTGCGGGCCAGCCCTGCGATGCCGACCAGGTCGACGTGGCGGCCGACCAGGGCGGTCATGGCCTCCACGGCCGCCCGAGCCCGGGCACCGTGTTCGACGGCGGTGATGAGGCCCAGATGCCGGGACGGGACCACTAATTCGTCGGTGCGCGGGATCGCCCCGTAGACCGCGACGCCGGCCTGCTCACAGGCTTGACGCAGCACCTGCTCGTGGCGCTGCGAGCCGACGCGGTTGAGGATCACCCCGGCGATGCGCACCTCCGGGTCGAACGTCGAGAAGCCGTGCAGCAGCGCGGCGATGCTGTGGCTCTGGCCGCGCGCGTCGACGACCAGGATGACGGGCGCGCCCAGCAGCGTGGCGACGTGGGCGGTGGACCCGAATGCGGTGCCCGAGCTCTGTTCGGCGATACGGCCGTCGAACAGGCCCATCACGCCCTCGATCACGGCGATGTCGGCGCTGGCGCTGCCATGCCGGTACAGCGGTGCGATGAGGTGTTCACCGGCCAGCACGGGGTCGAGGTTGCGGCCGGGTCGCCGCGTGGCCAGGGCGTGGTAGCCGGGATCGATGAAGTCGGGGCCGACCTTGAACGGCGCGACGGCCCGTCCCGCATGTCGCAGCGCGCCCATCAGGCCGGTTGCGACGGTGGTCTTGCCGCTGCCCGAAGCCGGCGCGGCGATCACGACGGCCGGCGCGCTCATCCCACTCCCACTCCCACTACCCGCGAGAGTGCGTGTCTGCACAGGAAACGCCGCGATACCCCGACACTGTGCGCACGCTCGCACCGCTGCGAGCGTGCGCCGGTGCAGACGAATGCTCGGCGTGTCGGCGGCAGACACGCACGCTCGCCGAAGGGGGCCCCTACCACTCGATGCCCTTCTGGCCTTTGCGGCCGACGTCCATCGGATGCTTGACCTTAGTCATCTCGGTCACCAGATCGGCGGCGTCGAGCAGCGCAGGCGGGGCGTCGCGACCGGTGATGACGACGTGCTGGGTGCCCGGCCGCGAGCGCATCACCTCGACGACGTCGTCGACGTCGACCCAGCCCCACTTCAGTGGATAGGTGAACTCGTCGAGCACATAGAAGTCGTGGCGTTCGTCGGCCAGCCGCTGCGCGATCTCCGCCCAGCCGTGGGCCGCCGCGGCGGCGTGATCCAGTTCGCTCCCGCCTCTGCGCGACCTGTCCGTTGCTTTATCCCTGGTCCACGACCAGCCCGAGCCCATCTTGTGCCATTCGACGGGGCCGCCGACGCCGTGCTCGTCGTGCAGCCTGCCCAGCTCGCGGAAGGCCGCCTCCTCACCCACCTTCCACTTCGCGCTCTTGACGAACTGGAACACCGCGATGTCGAAGCCTTGGTTCCAGGCCCGCAGCGCCATGCCGAACGCCGCCGTCGACTTGCCCTTGCCCGCACCGGTGTGCACGGCGAGCAGCGGCGCGTTGCGACGGGCACGGGTGGTCAGACCGTCGGCGGGGACGGTGCGCGGCTGGCCCTGCGGCATACGAATCTCCCCTTCTCTCCCGTGGGTCCGGTTCAGGCGGCGGTGCGCACGACCGCGGTCAGGTTGTCGGCCCGCAACTGCGCCAGCCGCACCGCAGGCGCACCGAGTTGACCGGCCAGCTGTTGCGCCAGCCCCAAGCGCACATAGGAAGTCTCGCAGTCCACGACGACCGCCGCCGCGCCCTCGGCGACCAGCATCGCGGCGGCCTCCCGCGCCCGCCCGAGCGGATCGGGACCACCGGTCGCGCGGCCGTCGGTGAGCACCACCACCAGGCTGCGCCGTGCGGGGTCGCGCGCCTTCTCGCGCACCACCACATCGCGGGCGGCCAGCAGGCCCTGCGCCAGCGGCGTCTTGCCGCCGGTGTCGAACCTGGCCAGCCGCCGCGAAGCGATGTGCACCGACGACGTCGGTGGCAACAGCAGGCGGGCCTCCTGCTGGCGGAACGTGACGACGGCGACCTTGTCCCGGCGTTGATAAGCGTCGCGAAGCAGCGAGAGCGTCGCCCCGCCCACCGCGGACATGCGGTCCCGTGCGGCCATCGACCCCGACGCGTCGACGACGAAGATCACCAGGTTGCCTTCGCGGCCCTCGCGGATGGCACCGCGCACATCGACGGGCTGCGGCCGCGGTCGACCGGGCCCGCGCTGACGCTCGGCGGCCGCCAACACCGTCCCGAACACGTGCACGCCGTGCCCGGTTTCGCGATCGGCGGTCGCCGCGATGGTCTTGCCCGTGCGGTTGCGGGCCCGCGACCGTCGACCGGGTGCACCATCCCCCACCCCCGGCACCACCAGCGAACGGGTCCGGAACACCGCCGACGGCGGCGCACTGGGGCGAGTCGCGCCACCCGAAGACCCTCGCGGCCGCTCATCGTTCGACTCGGTCTCGGACGACCCGCCACCACCGTCGGGCGGATCGGGTCGCGGGCCCTGCTCGTCGGCGGACTCTCCGGCCTGCGCCATCGCCTCGTCCAGCTGGCCGGAATCCAGGCCGGGGTCGTCGAACGGGTCCCGGCGCCTGCGGTGTGGCAGCGCGAGTTCCGCGGCGACCCGGATGTCGTCCTCGGTCACCGTGTCGGCCCCGCGCCAGGCGGCATGGGCGACAGCGGTTCTGGCGACCACCAGGTCGGCGCGCATCCCGTCGACATCGAAGGCCGCGCACAGCGCCGCGATGCGACGTAATTCGCTGTCGGGCAACAACACCGAGCTCACCGCCGATCGGGCGCCCGCGATCCGGCGCGCCAGCTCGGCATCGGCGTCGACGTAACGCTCGGCGAAACGGGCGGGGTCGGCCTCGTAGTCCATCCGCTGCCGGATCACGTCGACGCGCACGTCGACATCGCGGGAGGCGCGCACATCGACCGTCAGCCCGAACCGGTCCAGCAGCTGCGGCCTCAACTCGCCCTCCTCGGGGTTCATCGTGCCGATCAGCACGAAGCGAGCGTCGTGGCTGTGAGACACCCCGTCACGCTCGACGTGCACCCGGCCCATGGCCGCGGCGTCGAGCAGTACGTCGACGAGGTGGTCGTGCAGCAGGTTGACCTCGTCGACGTAGAGCACGCCGCCGTGTGCGCGCGCCAGCAGGCCCGGGGAGAACGCGTGCTCGCCGTCGCGCAGCACCTTCTGCAGGTCCAATGAGCCGACGACGCGGTCCTCGGTGGCGCCGATCGGCAGTTCGACCAGCGACGCCCCGTCGACGGCATGCAGCACCGCTGCCAAGCCGCGCACGGCCGTCGACTTCGCGGTGCCCTTCTCGCCGCGGATCAGGATGCCGCCGATGTCGGGGCGGATCGCACACAGCAACAGCGCCAGCCGCAGGCGGTCGTGCCCGACGATCGCGCTGAACGGATAGGTCACGGCTTCAGCATAGGGACGTGCGGAACGCCGTCCTCGAGGAACTCCTCGCCGTCCGCCACGAACCCGAGGCGGGCGTACATGCCCGACAGGTAGGTCTGGGCGTCGATCCGACAGGGATAGTCGCCCACCTCGGCCAGCGCGGCCTGTAGCAACCGGGTGCTGTGCCCGTGGCCGCGCGCCTCGCGTTTGGTGCACACCCGTCCGATCCGGAAACCCTTGTGCCCGCCGGGGTGTTCCTCCATCAGGCGCAGTGTCGAGATGACCTCGCCCCCAGGGGTTTCCAGCCAGAAGTGGCGCGTCTCGGCGAGCAGGTCGCGCCCGTCGAGTTCGGGATACGGACAGGCCTGCTCGACGACGAAGACCTCGACCCGCAGCTTGAGCAGTTCGTAGAGCATCGCGGCGTCGAGGTCTCGAGACCAGCTGCGGCGCAGCGCGATCGTCATCTACCGGCTATCGCCGCCGGCTCGTCGAGCCGCAGCACCCGGGTGCCGTGTGACCACACCTCGTCGAAGAGCGCCGGCTCGGACGACAGTTCACGCCCCAGCGAGGGCACCATCTCCTTGAGTTCGGGCAGCCACGCGTCGTAGCGCTGCGGGAAACAGCGTTGCAGCACGTCGAACATCGCGGGCACCGCCGTCGACGCTCCCGGCGACGCGCCGAGCAGTCCGGCGATGGTGCCGTCGTCGGCGGTCAGTACGGTGGTCCCGAAATCGAGAACTCCCTTGCCGCTCTTGCCGCAGATGACCTGCACCCGCTGTCCGGCGACATTGAGTTCCCAGTCGGCTTCCCTTGCGGTTGGGACGAATTCGCGCAGCGCGTCGATGCGTTCCGCCTCCGAGAGCATCAGCTGACCGACCAGATACTTCAGCAGCCCGAACTGGGTGAGCGCCACGTTGACCAGCGACGCGAAGTTGTTCAATGTGATCGACTCCGGTAGGTCCAAGACGTCGCCCTGCCTGAGGAACTTGGGCGACCAACCGGCGAACGGCCCGAACAGCAGCCAGGACTTGCCGTTGATCACGCGGGCGTCGAGGTGCGGCACCGACATCGGCGGTGCGCCCACCGGCGGCTGGCCGTACACCTTGGCCCGGTGCCCCGCGGCCAGCGCCGACACGTCGGAGCGCAGGAACTTGCCGCTGACCGGGAAGCCGCCGAAGCCCTTGGCTTCGGCCATGCCCGCCTTCTGCAGCAGGTTCAACGCCCCGCCGCCTGCGCCGACGAAGACGAACTTGGTTTGCAGCTTGCTGGTGCGTCCGGTGCGCAGATTGGCCACCTTCAACGTCCACGAGCCGTCGGACTCCTTGCGCAGATTGCGCACCTCGTGACCGAACCGGGTGATCATGCCGCGCTGGGCGACGTAACCGATAAGTTGTCGCGACAGCGCTCCGAAGTCGACGTCGGTGCCCTGCTGCGTCCAGTTCAGCGCCACCGGATCGGAGAAGTCACGCTGCTCGGCCATCAGCGGCAGACGCCGGGAGAACTCGTCCTCGTCGTCGATGTACTCCATCGAGCTGAACAGCGGGTTCGCCGACAGCGCGTCGTACCGACTGCGCAGGTACTTCACGTTCTCCGCCCCGTGCACGAAGCTGACATGCGGGATCGGGTTGAGGAAGCTGCGGGGGTCGGCGATGACGCCGTTCTGGACCGCATACGCCCAGAACTGGCGCGTCACCTGGAATTGCTCGTTGACCCGGACCGCCTTGCTGATGTCGATGCTGCCGTCGGGCTTCTGGGGGGTGTAGTTCAGCTCGCAGAGCGCCGAGTGCCCGGTGCCCGCGTTGTTCCATGCGTCGCTGCTCTCCGCGGCCGCGGCGTCGAGCCGCTCGATGAGCGTGATCGACCAGTCCGGCTCGAGCAGCCGCAGCAGGGCACCGAGCGTCGCGCTCATGATGCCCGCGCCAACAAGTACGACGTCGGTCTTCGTCATTTCCTCAGACACGGAACTCGATTGCCCTTCGCATCGCCGACATGGTCGCTGTCAGGTTAGCCCGCGAAGCACCGTCTCAATCCCGACAGCGCTCGCTCGTTGCCCGGCGCGGTCGACGGCGGCGACTAGGGTTGCTGTCGTGCCTGAATGGGAGGCGGACGTGCTGCCGGGATACCGGAAGCACACGATGGCGCTCGGCACGGATCCCGACGGGGAGGGTGATCTCGTCGCCACGCTGGTGAGCCGGGAGACGGTCGACCGGTCGGCACGACGCGCGGTCCTGCTCGTGCACGGGTTCACCGACTATTTCTTCAACACCGAGCTCGACGATCATCTCAGGGCGCGCGGGTTCGCCGTCTATGCAATCGACCTGCACAAATGCGGGCGTTCCTGGCGCGACGGGCAGACTCCGCACTTCACCACCGACCTGACGCGCTACGACCTCGAGCTCGAGCGTGCGCTCGACGTGATCGCCGACGAGGCTGCCGCCGACGTGCTGGTGTGCGGGCACTCGGCGGGCGGGCTCATCGTCTCCTTGTGGCTGGATCGGTTGCGTCGCCGCGGTCTGACCCGGCGCAAGCGGGTCACGGGGCTGGTACTCAACAGCCCGTGGCTGGACCTGCAGGGCCCCGCGATCCTGCGGACCGCACCGACTGGTGCCGCGATCCGGGCGGCTTCACGGTTTCGCAAGCGGATGGTGGTGCGCGCACCGACCGAGGGCGGCTACGGCACGACCCTGCATCGCGACTTCCACGGTGACTTCGACTACGACCTGAACTGGAAACCGGTCGGCGGATTCCCGGTCACGCTCGGCTGGATCCACGCGATCCGGCGCGGTCACGCGGTACTGCACCGTGGCTTGGACGTCGGCGTGCCGAACCTCATCCTGCGCTCGGACCGCAGTGTGCGCGAAGTGAGGAATCCGGACCAGATCCAGCGCGGTGACGCGGTGCTCGACGTCCACCAGATCGCCCGCTGGGCGGGTTGCATCGGGAACCGCACCACCGTCGTTCCGGTCGCCGACGCCAAACACGATGTGTTCCTGTCGGTCACCGCGCCGCGGCAGGCGGCGTACCGCGAACTGGACCGCTGGCTCGACTGGTACATCACCGAAACGTCCGACGCATCCGAGCAATTCGGGGGAGGCTGACACCGTGGCGCACTTCGACATTGCCATCATTGGCACCGGATCGGGCAACATCATCCTCGACGAACGCTACGTGGACAAGAAGGTGGCGATCTGCGAACAGGGCGT from Mycobacterium sp. IDR2000157661 harbors:
- the mqo gene encoding malate dehydrogenase (quinone) is translated as MTKTDVVLVGAGIMSATLGALLRLLEPDWSITLIERLDAAAAESSDAWNNAGTGHSALCELNYTPQKPDGSIDISKAVRVNEQFQVTRQFWAYAVQNGVIADPRSFLNPIPHVSFVHGAENVKYLRSRYDALSANPLFSSMEYIDDEDEFSRRLPLMAEQRDFSDPVALNWTQQGTDVDFGALSRQLIGYVAQRGMITRFGHEVRNLRKESDGSWTLKVANLRTGRTSKLQTKFVFVGAGGGALNLLQKAGMAEAKGFGGFPVSGKFLRSDVSALAAGHRAKVYGQPPVGAPPMSVPHLDARVINGKSWLLFGPFAGWSPKFLRQGDVLDLPESITLNNFASLVNVALTQFGLLKYLVGQLMLSEAERIDALREFVPTAREADWELNVAGQRVQVICGKSGKGVLDFGTTVLTADDGTIAGLLGASPGASTAVPAMFDVLQRCFPQRYDAWLPELKEMVPSLGRELSSEPALFDEVWSHGTRVLRLDEPAAIAGR
- the cobO gene encoding cob(I)yrinic acid a,c-diamide adenosyltransferase → MPQGQPRTVPADGLTTRARRNAPLLAVHTGAGKGKSTAAFGMALRAWNQGFDIAVFQFVKSAKWKVGEEAAFRELGRLHDEHGVGGPVEWHKMGSGWSWTRDKATDRSRRGGSELDHAAAAAHGWAEIAQRLADERHDFYVLDEFTYPLKWGWVDVDDVVEVMRSRPGTQHVVITGRDAPPALLDAADLVTEMTKVKHPMDVGRKGQKGIEW
- a CDS encoding alpha/beta hydrolase, giving the protein MPEWEADVLPGYRKHTMALGTDPDGEGDLVATLVSRETVDRSARRAVLLVHGFTDYFFNTELDDHLRARGFAVYAIDLHKCGRSWRDGQTPHFTTDLTRYDLELERALDVIADEAAADVLVCGHSAGGLIVSLWLDRLRRRGLTRRKRVTGLVLNSPWLDLQGPAILRTAPTGAAIRAASRFRKRMVVRAPTEGGYGTTLHRDFHGDFDYDLNWKPVGGFPVTLGWIHAIRRGHAVLHRGLDVGVPNLILRSDRSVREVRNPDQIQRGDAVLDVHQIARWAGCIGNRTTVVPVADAKHDVFLSVTAPRQAAYRELDRWLDWYITETSDASEQFGGG
- a CDS encoding GNAT family N-acetyltransferase produces the protein MTIALRRSWSRDLDAAMLYELLKLRVEVFVVEQACPYPELDGRDLLAETRHFWLETPGGEVISTLRLMEEHPGGHKGFRIGRVCTKREARGHGHSTRLLQAALAEVGDYPCRIDAQTYLSGMYARLGFVADGEEFLEDGVPHVPMLKP
- a CDS encoding magnesium chelatase subunit D family protein: MTYPFSAIVGHDRLRLALLLCAIRPDIGGILIRGEKGTAKSTAVRGLAAVLHAVDGASLVELPIGATEDRVVGSLDLQKVLRDGEHAFSPGLLARAHGGVLYVDEVNLLHDHLVDVLLDAAAMGRVHVERDGVSHSHDARFVLIGTMNPEEGELRPQLLDRFGLTVDVRASRDVDVRVDVIRQRMDYEADPARFAERYVDADAELARRIAGARSAVSSVLLPDSELRRIAALCAAFDVDGMRADLVVARTAVAHAAWRGADTVTEDDIRVAAELALPHRRRRDPFDDPGLDSGQLDEAMAQAGESADEQGPRPDPPDGGGGSSETESNDERPRGSSGGATRPSAPPSAVFRTRSLVVPGVGDGAPGRRSRARNRTGKTIAATADRETGHGVHVFGTVLAAAERQRGPGRPRPQPVDVRGAIREGREGNLVIFVVDASGSMAARDRMSAVGGATLSLLRDAYQRRDKVAVVTFRQQEARLLLPPTSSVHIASRRLARFDTGGKTPLAQGLLAARDVVVREKARDPARRSLVVVLTDGRATGGPDPLGRAREAAAMLVAEGAAAVVVDCETSYVRLGLAQQLAGQLGAPAVRLAQLRADNLTAVVRTAA